Proteins found in one Fibrobacter sp. UWEL genomic segment:
- the mazG gene encoding nucleoside triphosphate pyrophosphohydrolase produces MKYTFDDLVKIMATLRSENGCPWDRKQTHQSLLPYLVEESHEYIDAAQAGDKVHMAEELGDVLFQVVFHSQVAKDNGDFCIDDVVQGICEKMIRRHPHVFGDAKVDDASEVTRRWERIKAAEKNNQDMAGKSAMDKVSKSMPTLARAQEIQRRAAKVGFDWIEAEPVFNKAVEEFSEFRSEMQAATSENPNVDRMEDEFGDILFSLVNVARHCGFNAALALERANSKFEKRFRVVEQLARDEGKEMKEETPERLQELWREAKSRTKSSSSKV; encoded by the coding sequence ATGAAATACACCTTTGACGATCTTGTGAAAATCATGGCCACTCTCCGCTCGGAAAATGGCTGCCCCTGGGACCGCAAGCAGACGCATCAGTCTTTGTTGCCTTACTTGGTGGAAGAATCCCACGAGTATATCGATGCCGCCCAGGCTGGCGACAAGGTCCATATGGCCGAGGAACTGGGGGATGTTCTCTTCCAGGTGGTTTTCCACTCTCAGGTTGCAAAGGACAACGGAGACTTCTGCATCGACGATGTGGTGCAGGGTATCTGTGAGAAAATGATCCGCCGTCACCCTCACGTTTTTGGCGATGCTAAGGTGGACGACGCAAGCGAGGTCACCCGACGTTGGGAACGTATTAAGGCCGCGGAAAAGAATAATCAGGATATGGCGGGGAAGTCCGCTATGGACAAAGTAAGCAAGAGCATGCCCACGCTGGCCCGTGCCCAGGAAATACAACGCCGTGCAGCAAAGGTTGGCTTTGACTGGATTGAGGCGGAACCTGTGTTCAATAAGGCCGTGGAAGAATTTAGTGAATTCCGTTCCGAAATGCAAGCGGCGACTTCGGAAAATCCAAACGTGGACCGTATGGAAGACGAGTTCGGCGATATTTTGTTCAGCCTGGTGAACGTGGCCCGTCATTGCGGGTTCAATGCGGCCCTTGCTCTGGAACGAGCCAACAGTAAATTCGAGAAACGTTTCCGCGTGGTAGAACAGCTGGCCCGTGACGAAGGCAAGGAAATGAAGGAAGAAACTCCGGAACGTCTTCAGGAACTGTGGCGAGAAGCTAAGTCCCGAACAAAGTCGTCCAGTTCCAAGGTCT
- the dprA gene encoding DNA-processing protein DprA: MAQDRKSMTQIFFDFEPSRIVPPVINERAGSDIHEIRDEEFPLLLRESKLRPKQLYYRGTLPPADSFGVGMVGTRRPSNSAKELCRRLVNSLMGTKAIVISGLAQGIDSYCHEAALDAGIPTVAVIAQGLETPLTGDRRVLAQRIVESGGAIVTEYPGDFPSYRGTFPARNRIISGMSRAIVLVQSKTKGGALITADYCLQEGKLLLAVPGDFDSEAASGPNLYLDQGKATPIFRPESLPLAAGIPKVQSLNGKCAAEATASLSGLSQVGCDLSQEAIQLFKQFQGFRKTFSEIQKDCNFKAGNILAILTELEIAGLVETRDNYQFYFSGSN, encoded by the coding sequence ATGGCACAAGATAGAAAGAGTATGACCCAGATTTTTTTTGATTTTGAACCCAGCAGGATTGTTCCGCCCGTGATCAATGAAAGAGCGGGTTCAGACATTCACGAAATTCGGGATGAGGAATTTCCCTTGCTACTTCGGGAATCCAAGCTCAGGCCCAAGCAGTTGTATTACAGGGGAACGTTACCGCCTGCAGATTCCTTCGGGGTGGGCATGGTAGGAACAAGACGCCCCAGCAATTCCGCCAAGGAGTTATGCCGCCGGCTGGTGAATTCCCTCATGGGGACAAAGGCGATTGTCATCTCCGGGCTGGCTCAGGGTATCGACAGCTACTGTCACGAGGCCGCCCTCGATGCGGGAATCCCTACAGTAGCGGTCATCGCCCAAGGCCTAGAGACGCCCCTCACCGGCGACAGGCGGGTACTGGCCCAACGCATTGTGGAATCGGGTGGCGCCATCGTTACAGAATACCCGGGGGACTTTCCCAGCTATCGCGGGACCTTCCCTGCAAGAAACCGCATCATCAGCGGAATGAGTCGGGCCATCGTCCTTGTCCAGAGCAAGACCAAGGGCGGCGCCCTGATTACCGCCGACTATTGCCTCCAGGAGGGGAAGCTACTTCTGGCCGTTCCGGGAGACTTCGATAGCGAGGCCGCCAGCGGGCCCAACCTTTACCTGGACCAAGGGAAGGCCACACCCATTTTCAGGCCCGAGAGCCTGCCTCTGGCGGCAGGAATACCCAAGGTGCAGTCCTTGAACGGGAAATGCGCTGCAGAGGCTACAGCAAGCCTTTCTGGCCTCTCCCAGGTGGGATGCGACCTATCTCAGGAGGCAATCCAGCTTTTTAAGCAGTTCCAGGGATTCCGGAAGACTTTTTCGGAAATTCAGAAAGATTGTAACTTTAAGGCTGGCAATATTTTAGCTATATTAACAGAGCTCGAGATCGCAGGTCTAG